A window of the Mesorhizobium opportunistum WSM2075 genome harbors these coding sequences:
- a CDS encoding alpha/beta hydrolase, whose product MHLKTICILALALLVAGCGGRQTEELLGSAVMAVPVTEIAGNHSIFIATTRKHSDDPNKVFDGERSATLNYARVNVTVPGVHQTGQIERRSRGKSNDPAKYFMASEVVGYDTQPKFSSALNADIAARGGRVMVFVHGYNTGFDDAVYRLTQIVHDSGYPGTPVLFSWASGAKTTDYVYDKESASAARDQLEVTLRMLQQSGARRIDIVAHSMGTWVTMETLRQMAISGDRDLGGKLGDVVLASPDIDVDVFKSQMRRYGKPDKPFILLLSDDDRALRLSGLIAGSRPRVGDYKDAADLATYGVTVVDLSKVKGSDSFNHTKFADNPALVKMIGQRLREDDGFASDRDVTDRISLLGQ is encoded by the coding sequence GTGCATTTGAAGACGATTTGCATTCTTGCGCTTGCCTTGCTGGTTGCGGGCTGCGGCGGCCGGCAAACCGAGGAACTGCTCGGTAGCGCGGTCATGGCCGTACCGGTGACGGAAATCGCCGGCAACCATTCGATCTTCATCGCCACGACGCGCAAGCATTCCGACGATCCAAACAAGGTCTTCGATGGCGAACGCTCGGCGACGCTGAACTACGCACGCGTCAACGTCACCGTGCCAGGCGTCCACCAGACCGGCCAGATCGAGCGGCGCTCGCGTGGCAAATCGAACGATCCGGCCAAGTATTTCATGGCCTCCGAGGTCGTCGGCTACGACACCCAGCCGAAATTCTCCAGTGCGCTCAACGCCGACATCGCCGCGCGCGGCGGCCGCGTCATGGTCTTCGTCCATGGCTACAACACCGGCTTCGACGATGCCGTCTACCGCCTGACCCAGATCGTCCACGATTCCGGTTATCCTGGCACACCCGTGCTGTTCTCCTGGGCCTCGGGCGCCAAGACCACCGACTATGTCTACGACAAGGAAAGTGCCAGTGCCGCTCGCGACCAGCTCGAAGTGACCTTGCGCATGCTGCAGCAGTCCGGCGCGCGGCGTATCGACATTGTAGCGCATTCGATGGGAACCTGGGTGACCATGGAAACGCTGCGCCAGATGGCCATCAGCGGCGACCGCGACCTCGGCGGCAAGCTCGGCGACGTGGTGCTTGCCTCGCCCGACATCGACGTCGACGTGTTCAAGAGCCAGATGCGCCGCTACGGCAAGCCGGACAAGCCGTTCATCCTGCTGTTATCGGACGACGACCGGGCGCTCAGGCTCTCCGGCCTGATCGCCGGTTCGCGGCCGCGCGTCGGCGACTACAAGGATGCCGCCGATCTTGCCACCTATGGCGTGACGGTGGTCGATCTCTCCAAGGTCAAGGGCAGCGACAGCTTCAACCATACGAAATTCGCCGACAATCCGGCCCTGGTGAAGATGATCGGCCAGCGGCTGCGCGAGGATGACGGCTTTGCCAGCGACCGCGACGTGACCGACCGCATCAGCCTGCTCGGACAATAG
- a CDS encoding alpha/beta hydrolase, producing MTVRLKGLLVAFVLAIGGCAGPTHDLLNKTTVAAPASDIAATHEIFVATTRQRATKDPRQVFDGDRSLTTSYARVDVTVPRSHQVGAIERAKGSANSNPAKDFTAKDVTYYEGAPQFAKAVGADIAMRGDRALVFVHGFNNGFDDGIYRLTQIAHDTKYPGTPVLFSWASSAKTTGYIYDKDSSTAARDDLEATLRMLAKTRVKSIDIIAHSMGTWLTMEALRQLAITGDRDLGGKLGYVILASPDIDVDVFKKQMIRYGKPDKPFAVLLSGDDRALKLSSLISGDKPRVGDYGDAADLASYGVLVADLTKTKGGDGGLNHAKFADNPILVQLLGDRLRAPAGLASDEPDPTQLNNLGQGLGKAVGSVAEIVITTPFKVLTIATGG from the coding sequence GTGACTGTGCGTTTGAAGGGTTTGCTCGTCGCATTTGTGCTCGCCATCGGCGGCTGCGCCGGCCCTACGCATGACCTCCTCAACAAGACCACCGTCGCCGCGCCAGCTTCGGACATCGCGGCTACACATGAGATTTTCGTTGCGACGACGCGCCAGAGGGCAACGAAGGATCCGCGGCAGGTGTTCGACGGCGACCGTTCCCTGACCACCAGCTACGCCCGCGTCGACGTTACCGTTCCGAGGAGTCATCAGGTCGGCGCCATCGAGCGGGCCAAGGGATCCGCCAACAGCAATCCAGCCAAGGATTTCACCGCCAAGGACGTCACCTACTATGAAGGCGCACCGCAATTCGCCAAGGCGGTCGGCGCCGACATCGCGATGCGCGGCGACCGTGCGCTGGTCTTCGTGCACGGCTTCAACAATGGCTTCGACGACGGCATCTACCGGCTGACGCAAATCGCCCATGACACGAAATATCCGGGCACGCCGGTGCTGTTTTCCTGGGCGTCGAGCGCCAAGACCACGGGCTATATCTACGACAAGGACAGTTCCACCGCCGCCCGTGACGATCTCGAGGCGACGCTCAGGATGCTCGCCAAGACGCGGGTAAAGAGTATCGACATCATCGCGCATTCGATGGGCACCTGGTTGACGATGGAGGCGCTGCGCCAGCTCGCCATCACCGGCGACCGCGATCTCGGTGGCAAGCTCGGTTACGTCATCCTCGCCTCCCCGGACATCGATGTCGACGTGTTCAAGAAGCAGATGATCCGCTATGGCAAGCCCGACAAGCCGTTCGCCGTGCTGCTTTCAGGCGATGACCGGGCACTCAAATTGTCCTCCCTTATCTCCGGCGACAAACCGCGTGTCGGCGATTATGGCGATGCGGCCGATCTCGCCAGCTATGGCGTGTTAGTGGCCGACCTGACCAAGACCAAGGGCGGCGACGGTGGCCTCAACCATGCGAAATTCGCCGACAATCCAATCCTGGTGCAGTTGCTCGGAGACCGGTTGCGGGCGCCGGCCGGCCTGGCGTCGGACGAACCCGACCCGACGCAGCTCAACAATCTCGGCCAGGGCCTCGGCAAGGCCGTCGGCTCGGTCGCCGAGATCGTCATCACCACGCCGTTCAAGGTGCTGACGATCGCCACCGGTGGCTGA
- the ade gene encoding adenine deaminase, with product MAKKPAAQATKPRPWTEMATHLVDVAMGRKPADLVIRNGRWVNVHSGEIIAGTDIAIAGGRFAYCGPNASHAIGQGTKVVDAGGRYLVPGLCDAHMHVESGMVTVTEFCRAVIPHGTTSMFIDPHEIANVLGLPGVRLMHDEAVAMPINVHVQMPSCVPSAPGLEHAGAELTVADVAEAMSWENIIGLGEVMNFPGVAANDPVMSGEIAATVKAGKTVGGHYASRDLGLPFHGYVAGGPEDDHEGTRAEDAIARVRQGMKAMLRLGSAWYDVASQIKAVTEGGIDPRNFILCTDDSHSGTLVHEGHMDRVVRHAISQGLKPVTAIQMATINTAQHFRLEREIGSIAPGRLGDLLIVSDLAAMTIDEVYARGVRLAKGGKLDIDIPAYDYPKTAKNTVKLGKKLKAGDFDITAPKGANEVRVRVIGVIENQAPTRALEADLAVEDGLVAMDRRNDICQIALVERHRGTGGVTNAFVSGFGYMGDCALASSVAHDAHHIICVGTNKQDMALAVNRLGEVGGGVVLFSKGKELALVEMPIAGLMSDERAEIVAAKADKLTEAMRKMGCSLNNAYMQHSLLALVVIPELRISDVGLIDVTTFQKVDLFV from the coding sequence ATGGCAAAGAAGCCGGCGGCGCAAGCGACGAAACCCAGGCCATGGACCGAGATGGCGACCCATCTCGTCGACGTCGCCATGGGTCGCAAGCCCGCCGATCTCGTCATCCGCAACGGCCGCTGGGTGAATGTTCACTCCGGCGAGATCATCGCCGGCACCGACATCGCCATTGCCGGCGGCCGCTTCGCCTATTGCGGACCGAATGCCAGCCACGCGATCGGCCAGGGCACCAAGGTGGTCGACGCCGGCGGGCGCTATCTGGTGCCCGGCCTTTGCGATGCGCATATGCATGTCGAGAGCGGCATGGTGACGGTGACCGAGTTCTGCCGCGCCGTCATCCCGCACGGCACCACCTCGATGTTCATCGACCCGCACGAGATCGCCAATGTGCTGGGCCTGCCCGGCGTGCGGCTGATGCATGACGAGGCGGTGGCGATGCCTATCAACGTGCATGTCCAGATGCCGTCCTGCGTGCCCTCGGCGCCGGGGCTCGAACATGCCGGCGCCGAACTGACGGTCGCCGATGTGGCGGAGGCGATGAGCTGGGAAAACATCATCGGGCTCGGCGAAGTGATGAATTTCCCTGGTGTGGCGGCCAACGATCCGGTGATGTCGGGCGAGATCGCCGCGACGGTGAAGGCGGGCAAGACGGTGGGCGGGCATTATGCCTCGCGCGATCTCGGCCTGCCGTTCCACGGCTATGTCGCCGGCGGCCCGGAGGACGATCATGAGGGCACGCGCGCCGAGGACGCCATCGCCCGCGTGCGCCAGGGCATGAAGGCGATGCTGCGGCTGGGCTCGGCCTGGTACGATGTCGCCTCGCAGATCAAGGCAGTGACGGAAGGCGGCATCGACCCGCGCAATTTCATTCTATGCACGGACGACAGCCATTCCGGCACGCTGGTCCACGAAGGCCACATGGACCGGGTGGTGCGCCACGCCATCAGCCAAGGGCTGAAGCCGGTGACGGCGATCCAGATGGCGACGATCAACACCGCCCAGCATTTCAGGCTGGAGCGCGAGATCGGTTCGATCGCGCCGGGGCGATTGGGTGACCTGCTGATCGTCTCCGATCTCGCCGCGATGACCATCGACGAGGTCTATGCGCGCGGCGTCAGGCTGGCCAAGGGCGGCAAGCTCGACATCGATATTCCGGCCTATGACTATCCGAAGACGGCGAAGAACACCGTCAAGTTGGGCAAGAAGCTGAAGGCCGGCGATTTCGACATTACGGCGCCCAAGGGCGCCAACGAGGTGCGGGTGCGGGTCATCGGCGTCATCGAGAACCAGGCGCCGACGCGGGCGCTGGAGGCGGATCTTGCCGTGGAGGACGGGCTGGTCGCCATGGATCGCCGCAACGACATCTGCCAGATCGCGCTGGTCGAGCGGCACAGGGGCACCGGCGGCGTCACCAACGCCTTCGTCTCCGGTTTCGGCTATATGGGTGACTGCGCCCTGGCTTCCAGCGTGGCGCATGACGCCCACCACATCATCTGCGTCGGCACCAACAAGCAGGACATGGCGCTGGCGGTCAACCGGCTGGGCGAGGTCGGAGGCGGGGTCGTGCTGTTCTCCAAGGGCAAGGAACTGGCGCTGGTCGAAATGCCGATTGCCGGCCTGATGTCGGACGAGCGGGCCGAGATCGTCGCCGCCAAGGCGGACAAGCTGACCGAGGCGATGCGCAAGATGGGCTGTTCCCTGAACAACGCCTACATGCAGCACTCGCTGCTGGCGCTGGTCGTCATTCCGGAGCTCAGGATCTCCGACGTCGGCCTGATCGACGTCACGACGTTCCAGAAGGTCGATCTGTTCGTTTAA
- a CDS encoding outer membrane protein codes for MYRLIVASAGLLAALSVPALAADPTVDVPMTAPGFDWTGYYAGMQAGYGWGQSDISGTGGGPFSVSPDIGGGFVGGHVAGLWQFDQAVIGAEADLNYSSVDGTADLGAGNTLGTDVKWFGSVNAKAGYAVDRVLVYGIGGVAFAGIETSQSAGAAFSETRTNVGWTVGAGVDYALTDKFVVGAQYRYYDFGSEHFDGSNGFADRDQDTKLNTVGVNLSYKF; via the coding sequence ATGTACCGCCTGATCGTCGCAAGTGCCGGTCTTCTTGCAGCCCTGTCCGTGCCGGCTTTGGCAGCCGACCCGACGGTCGATGTGCCGATGACCGCGCCCGGCTTCGACTGGACCGGCTACTATGCCGGTATGCAGGCGGGTTATGGCTGGGGCCAATCCGATATCTCCGGAACCGGCGGCGGACCGTTTTCCGTCTCGCCCGATATCGGTGGCGGCTTCGTCGGCGGGCACGTCGCCGGGCTGTGGCAATTCGACCAGGCGGTGATCGGCGCCGAGGCCGACCTCAACTATTCCTCCGTCGACGGGACGGCCGACCTAGGCGCGGGAAACACGCTCGGCACCGACGTCAAGTGGTTCGGGTCGGTCAATGCCAAGGCCGGCTATGCCGTGGACCGCGTGCTGGTCTATGGCATAGGTGGCGTCGCCTTCGCCGGTATCGAAACCTCGCAATCCGCGGGCGCCGCCTTCTCCGAAACACGTACGAATGTCGGCTGGACCGTGGGCGCCGGCGTCGACTATGCGCTGACCGACAAGTTCGTCGTCGGCGCGCAGTATCGCTACTACGATTTCGGCTCGGAGCACTTTGATGGATCCAACGGCTTCGCCGACCGCGACCAAGATACGAAGCTGAACACCGTCGGCGTCAATCTGAGCTACAAGTTCTGA
- a CDS encoding AlbA family DNA-binding domain-containing protein, which yields MEFDDIISGKEAFLREAILLETQEGLRLDFKAPAVAKQGAAFTPQGQLTKDGRSSLAKALSAFSNSAGGVLVIGVECRKNTDGVDCACDLEPLPNWKTALSAVSSAVGDLLQPKNDGIRVEAFASEENQSLGYVIVDVPRSERRPHRSEATDLKQYFKRSGSGSYAMEHYDIEDAFRRVAVPSLELRLNFTRRMVAGSEWTFEVSVFLENTSRVTAFFPSLTVWNSQGSKYDWYGQVLDTALLRDGGRTTAHGNSEFVIHPGTARQIATWRFVAKIDDKQEAVTVGGAEPHMARLEFDYLLTARDVVAREQHMEFPLFPLRWPR from the coding sequence ATGGAATTTGACGACATCATTTCTGGCAAAGAGGCGTTCCTGCGCGAGGCAATTCTGCTTGAAACGCAAGAGGGCCTGAGACTGGATTTCAAAGCGCCTGCTGTCGCCAAGCAAGGCGCGGCATTTACCCCGCAAGGCCAACTTACCAAGGATGGAAGAAGCAGTTTAGCCAAAGCCCTCTCGGCCTTTAGCAACTCCGCTGGCGGTGTTCTGGTCATTGGAGTCGAATGCCGCAAGAATACCGACGGGGTCGATTGTGCCTGTGACCTTGAACCGCTGCCCAATTGGAAGACCGCACTCAGTGCGGTGAGTTCGGCCGTGGGTGATCTTTTGCAGCCAAAAAATGACGGCATCCGCGTCGAAGCATTTGCGTCCGAGGAGAATCAGAGCCTCGGCTATGTAATTGTAGATGTGCCTCGTTCCGAGCGCCGACCGCATCGCAGCGAAGCCACCGATCTAAAACAGTATTTTAAGCGCTCTGGCTCCGGAAGCTATGCGATGGAGCACTATGACATCGAAGACGCCTTTAGGCGCGTCGCGGTTCCTTCATTGGAGCTGCGCCTAAATTTCACTCGGAGGATGGTGGCCGGCAGCGAATGGACTTTTGAGGTAAGCGTATTTCTCGAAAATACGTCGCGAGTTACCGCGTTTTTCCCATCGCTCACAGTATGGAACAGTCAGGGTTCAAAGTACGATTGGTACGGTCAAGTTCTTGACACGGCCCTGTTACGCGATGGAGGCCGAACCACGGCGCATGGAAACTCAGAGTTCGTCATTCATCCTGGCACTGCCAGGCAAATCGCAACATGGAGATTTGTCGCTAAAATCGACGACAAACAGGAGGCCGTGACCGTAGGGGGCGCGGAGCCACATATGGCGCGGCTCGAATTCGATTACCTCTTGACCGCTCGTGATGTCGTGGCACGTGAACAGCACATGGAATTTCCGCTCTTTCCGCTTCGATGGCCCCGTTGA
- a CDS encoding NUDIX domain-containing protein — protein MEDRVRIRSEEVLSDDWAVLKKTVLDYRRRDGQWETQVRQTYDRGDGAVILPYDPQRSTVLLVRQFRYPAYVTGHREPLIEACAGLLDENDPETAIRKEAEEELGYRLKDIERLFSPYMSPGSVTERLWFFIARYSPADRISAGGGTAEEGEDIEVLEMPLDEALAGIADGRIIDAKTIILVQHLKLNPIKA, from the coding sequence ATGGAAGATCGCGTTCGCATCCGCTCGGAAGAGGTTCTTTCCGACGACTGGGCGGTCCTGAAGAAGACCGTGCTCGACTATCGCCGGCGTGACGGCCAGTGGGAAACGCAGGTCCGCCAGACCTATGATCGCGGCGACGGCGCGGTGATTCTGCCCTATGATCCTCAGCGTTCGACCGTGCTCCTGGTGCGCCAGTTCCGCTATCCGGCCTATGTCACCGGCCATCGCGAACCGCTGATCGAGGCCTGCGCCGGCCTGCTCGACGAAAACGATCCCGAGACCGCCATCCGCAAGGAGGCCGAGGAAGAGCTCGGTTACCGGCTGAAGGATATCGAGCGGCTGTTTTCGCCATATATGAGCCCCGGCAGCGTCACCGAGCGGCTCTGGTTCTTCATCGCCCGCTATTCACCCGCCGACCGCATCTCGGCCGGCGGCGGCACGGCCGAAGAAGGCGAGGACATCGAAGTCCTGGAAATGCCGCTGGACGAGGCGCTGGCCGGCATTGCCGATGGCCGCATTATCGATGCCAAGACGATTATTTTGGTTCAGCATTTGAAGCTGAACCCGATCAAGGCTTGA
- a CDS encoding NADH:flavin oxidoreductase/NADH oxidase has product MTTSLFQPITLDGLTFPNRIAVAPMCQYSAEDGSASDWHLYHWMNLAMSGAGMVTVEMTDVERRGRITHGCLGLYSEDNEAAARRTLDAARRVAAPGTKFGTQLAHAGRKASNRKPWEGGGPLQPNEDPWQTVSASAIAYDSGWNVPHALEDEEILQLIERFAEAARRAERAGFDFIELHAAHGYLIFQFLSPLSNQRTDRWGGSLENRMRLVVEIARAVRRAVPKLMLGTRLSVKDWVDGGFDVEDAIEVAKALKAEGVAYLCCSSGGNSPLQKLPSGPGYQVHLAEAVRKGAGIPTRAVGLIDDPKQAETIVAEGRADMVALARAFLADPRWGWRAAATFSEKIHPAPQLARSVTTMEHWMKAAG; this is encoded by the coding sequence ATGACGACATCGCTTTTCCAGCCGATCACGCTCGACGGGCTGACCTTCCCCAACCGCATCGCCGTGGCGCCGATGTGCCAGTATTCCGCCGAGGACGGATCGGCCAGCGACTGGCACCTCTACCACTGGATGAACCTTGCCATGTCCGGCGCCGGCATGGTCACGGTGGAGATGACCGATGTCGAGCGGCGCGGGCGCATCACCCATGGCTGCCTTGGCCTCTATTCCGAAGACAATGAAGCCGCCGCGCGGCGGACGCTGGACGCCGCCAGGCGAGTGGCCGCACCCGGCACGAAATTCGGCACGCAGCTTGCCCATGCCGGCCGCAAGGCCTCGAACCGCAAGCCCTGGGAGGGCGGCGGCCCGCTGCAGCCAAACGAGGATCCTTGGCAGACCGTCTCGGCCTCGGCCATCGCCTACGACAGCGGCTGGAACGTGCCGCACGCCCTGGAGGACGAGGAGATCCTGCAACTCATCGAGCGGTTCGCCGAGGCCGCGAGGCGGGCCGAACGCGCCGGCTTCGACTTCATCGAACTGCATGCCGCGCATGGCTACCTGATCTTCCAGTTCCTGTCGCCGCTGTCCAACCAGCGCACGGACCGCTGGGGCGGCTCGCTGGAAAACCGGATGCGTCTTGTCGTCGAAATCGCCAGGGCGGTGAGGCGAGCGGTGCCGAAGCTGATGCTCGGCACACGGCTGTCGGTGAAGGACTGGGTCGATGGCGGCTTCGACGTCGAGGACGCGATCGAGGTGGCGAAAGCCCTGAAGGCCGAGGGTGTCGCTTATCTCTGCTGCTCCAGCGGCGGCAATTCGCCATTGCAGAAATTGCCCAGCGGCCCCGGCTACCAGGTGCACCTGGCGGAAGCTGTGCGCAAGGGCGCCGGTATCCCGACCCGCGCGGTCGGCCTGATCGACGATCCGAAGCAGGCCGAGACAATTGTCGCCGAGGGCCGCGCCGACATGGTGGCGCTGGCGCGTGCCTTCCTCGCCGACCCGCGCTGGGGATGGCGTGCGGCCGCCACGTTCAGCGAAAAGATCCATCCGGCGCCGCAGCTCGCCCGCTCGGTGACGACGATGGAGCACTGGATGAAGGCGGCGGGCTGA
- a CDS encoding SH3 domain-containing protein — protein sequence MSMRAFLPAAAFVAAAGFWLGASTASVAQYCEGTVHGLSGRYNLATGSGFLAVRTRPNSSSRMIGQLFNGDHTEIFDRRGNWYQVEIGGTTGWANARWLRNDCGY from the coding sequence ATGTCAATGAGGGCATTCTTGCCGGCGGCAGCGTTCGTGGCTGCTGCCGGGTTTTGGCTTGGCGCGTCAACGGCGAGCGTCGCGCAATATTGCGAAGGTACGGTGCACGGCCTTTCCGGCCGCTACAATCTGGCGACCGGCAGCGGTTTTCTCGCCGTGCGGACACGGCCAAACTCGTCGTCGCGGATGATCGGGCAGCTGTTCAATGGCGATCACACCGAGATCTTCGACCGGCGCGGCAACTGGTACCAGGTCGAAATCGGCGGCACGACCGGCTGGGCGAACGCGCGCTGGCTGCGCAACGATTGCGGCTACTGA
- a CDS encoding DUF982 domain-containing protein, with translation MMDNKPFETPVVVELGHVGKYRQIRSAQEAAECLMTVWPLNRGPRHRDALDTCLKVLEGYRSTADARRALIEAARESEVLVPDDRLSDDRLH, from the coding sequence ATGATGGACAACAAACCTTTTGAAACGCCCGTCGTGGTCGAGCTTGGCCATGTCGGCAAATATCGGCAAATACGCAGCGCCCAGGAGGCGGCGGAATGCCTGATGACGGTGTGGCCGCTCAATCGCGGCCCGCGCCATCGTGATGCCCTCGACACTTGCCTCAAAGTGCTGGAAGGTTATCGTTCGACAGCGGATGCGCGTCGAGCACTGATCGAGGCCGCAAGGGAATCGGAAGTGCTGGTGCCAGACGACAGACTGTCCGACGACCGGCTGCATTGA
- a CDS encoding DUF2188 domain-containing protein, whose product MAKLTYKIVEHDGGWAYKVGATFSETFPTHQDALRAAEIASAEQQVAGSTDGIQYEDAEGKWHEELADGRDRPQTEVSD is encoded by the coding sequence ATGGCGAAGCTGACTTACAAGATCGTCGAACATGACGGCGGCTGGGCCTACAAGGTCGGCGCCACTTTCTCGGAGACGTTTCCCACGCACCAGGACGCGCTGCGCGCAGCCGAAATCGCTTCAGCCGAGCAACAGGTGGCGGGCTCCACTGACGGCATCCAGTATGAGGATGCCGAAGGCAAGTGGCATGAGGAACTGGCTGATGGCCGCGATCGGCCGCAGACCGAGGTCTCCGACTGA
- a CDS encoding alpha/beta fold hydrolase, with translation MLLSILSWLLAVLLLLAVLAIGCLVLATLWIAAKAERLVPPVGKFIEVDGNRIHYVDVGDGQPIVFLHGLGAQLHHFRHTLFAHFGPGYRLIALDRPGSGYSVRARGATGRLPEQAELVRRFIETLRLEKPLVVGHSLGGAITLTLAVEHPEAISGIALLAPLTHMQAGMREKSGLLNIPSPLRRWIMAYTVAIPTSLRYARPTMEFIFAPQAFPADYMVDGGGWLGLRPAHFQATSADVVAIERDLGRIEQRYGEIAMPAGILFGTSDQVIDIGIHGEPMQGKIKGLGFEPVDGVGHMPQFVEPERVAAFIQRMAAHAFCDATSPPLHKEFKEPFGR, from the coding sequence ATGCTCCTGTCGATACTGTCGTGGCTGCTGGCCGTTCTGCTCCTGCTGGCGGTCCTCGCCATCGGCTGCCTTGTGCTGGCGACATTGTGGATCGCGGCCAAGGCCGAAAGGCTGGTGCCGCCGGTCGGAAAATTCATCGAGGTCGACGGCAACCGCATTCACTATGTCGATGTCGGCGATGGACAGCCGATCGTCTTCCTGCACGGGCTTGGAGCTCAACTCCACCACTTCCGCCACACGCTGTTCGCACATTTCGGCCCGGGCTACCGGCTGATCGCGCTCGATCGTCCGGGATCGGGCTATTCGGTTCGGGCGCGCGGCGCGACGGGCCGGTTGCCCGAACAGGCCGAGCTCGTGCGGCGTTTCATCGAAACGCTGAGATTGGAGAAGCCGCTGGTGGTGGGCCATTCGCTGGGCGGCGCCATCACGCTGACCCTGGCCGTGGAACATCCCGAGGCGATTTCGGGCATAGCCTTGCTGGCGCCGTTGACCCATATGCAAGCCGGCATGCGCGAGAAGTCCGGCTTGCTCAATATTCCGTCACCACTCCGGCGCTGGATCATGGCCTACACGGTCGCGATACCGACGAGCCTGCGGTATGCGCGGCCGACCATGGAATTCATCTTCGCACCGCAGGCTTTTCCAGCAGACTACATGGTCGACGGCGGCGGCTGGCTCGGGCTGCGGCCAGCCCATTTCCAGGCAACATCCGCCGATGTCGTGGCCATCGAACGCGATCTTGGCCGTATCGAGCAACGCTATGGTGAGATCGCCATGCCCGCCGGCATCCTTTTCGGCACCTCCGACCAGGTCATCGACATCGGCATCCATGGCGAGCCGATGCAAGGCAAGATCAAAGGGCTCGGCTTCGAACCCGTCGACGGCGTCGGCCACATGCCGCAGTTCGTCGAACCGGAACGGGTCGCGGCCTTCATCCAGCGCATGGCCGCTCACGCATTTTGTGATGCGACTTCACCGCCGCTTCACAAGGAATTCAAGGAACCATTCGGCCGATGA
- a CDS encoding competence/damage-inducible protein A: MPEIVTAAMLVIGDEILSGRTKDKNIGHLADIMTAIGIDLKEVRIVPDEEDEIVAAVNAVRARYTYVFTTGGIGPTHDDITADSIAKAFGVPCEYDAKAYALLEASYAERGIEYTEARKRMSRMPRGADHIDNPVSVAPGFRIGNVHVMAGVPSIFQAMLDNVVPTLRAGTKMLSATVHCPFGEGLVGGPLGDIQKAHPDTIIGSYPKYGDGKFWTELVVRARSQDALDAARADVEAMVAGFAAKAG, translated from the coding sequence ATGCCTGAAATCGTGACCGCCGCCATGCTTGTCATCGGCGATGAGATTCTGTCCGGCCGCACCAAGGACAAGAACATCGGCCACCTCGCCGACATCATGACGGCTATCGGCATCGACCTGAAGGAAGTGCGCATCGTTCCCGACGAGGAAGACGAGATCGTCGCGGCGGTGAATGCCGTGCGCGCACGCTACACCTATGTGTTCACCACCGGCGGCATCGGCCCGACCCATGACGACATCACCGCCGATTCGATTGCCAAGGCGTTCGGCGTGCCCTGCGAATACGATGCCAAGGCCTATGCGCTGCTGGAAGCGAGCTATGCCGAGCGCGGCATCGAATACACCGAGGCACGCAAGCGCATGTCAAGAATGCCGCGCGGCGCCGACCATATCGACAACCCGGTGTCCGTGGCACCCGGCTTCCGCATCGGCAACGTCCATGTCATGGCCGGCGTGCCCTCGATCTTCCAGGCCATGCTCGACAATGTCGTGCCGACGCTGAGAGCCGGTACGAAGATGCTGTCGGCGACCGTGCACTGTCCGTTTGGCGAAGGCCTTGTCGGCGGACCGCTGGGCGATATCCAAAAAGCGCATCCGGACACCATCATCGGCTCCTATCCGAAATATGGCGACGGCAAGTTCTGGACCGAACTGGTCGTGCGCGCCCGCAGCCAGGACGCGCTTGACGCCGCGCGGGCTGATGTCGAGGCGATGGTCGCGGGTTTCGCCGCCAAGGCGGGCTGA